A single Banduia mediterranea DNA region contains:
- a CDS encoding protein adenylyltransferase SelO, with protein MRPDDPRDERSPLRPDITLPGLNPQNRFVTLGEDYFSRVEPEPLPDARLLHVNRDLAAELGLSPDSLDSPEFLALMSGNARLSGGCEIATVYAGHQFGVFVPQLGDGRAILLAQVQDTQGRWQDIQLKGAGPTPYSRFADGRAVLRSSIREYLAGSALHHLGIPSTRALSLVGSSLPLRRETIESAAVISRVAPCHVRFGQFEFFYYQGRHEALAPLADQVIEQHFPELFEHPQRHAAWLRIVVERSARLMAQWQTVGFCHGVMNTDNFSVLGLTLDYGPYGFLDAFDAHHICNHTDEGGRYAYDRQPEVGHWNCSRLLQACLPLLHEVPEQAVEIAQAILDAFPPTYTEAVTRRWRAKLGLVAEESDDPELINRLLTIMHRSRADFTRSFRMLSELESATDAAPRLRDYVGDLEAFDAWLDDYRARLRREHSDDAQRRQNMNAVNPKYVLRNWMAQGAIEQAQQGDATEIDRLMRLLARPYDEQPDMERYFAEPPAWAQHIEVSCSS; from the coding sequence GTGCGCCCTGACGATCCCCGCGACGAGCGTAGCCCGCTGCGACCCGACATCACCCTGCCCGGCCTGAATCCGCAGAACCGCTTTGTCACGCTGGGCGAGGACTATTTTTCCCGGGTCGAACCGGAACCGCTGCCGGACGCCAGACTGCTGCATGTCAATCGGGACCTGGCGGCGGAACTCGGGCTGAGCCCCGATTCACTGGATAGCCCCGAATTTCTGGCGCTGATGTCCGGCAATGCGCGCTTGTCCGGCGGCTGCGAAATCGCCACGGTCTACGCCGGGCACCAGTTCGGCGTATTCGTACCGCAGCTCGGAGACGGTCGCGCGATTCTGCTGGCCCAGGTTCAGGATACCCAGGGGCGCTGGCAGGATATTCAGCTCAAGGGCGCCGGCCCCACGCCCTATTCACGTTTTGCCGACGGGCGCGCGGTACTGCGATCCAGCATCCGCGAATACCTCGCCGGCAGCGCGCTGCATCATCTGGGTATCCCCAGCACCCGCGCGCTCAGCCTGGTCGGCTCCAGCCTGCCGCTGCGACGCGAGACCATCGAATCCGCCGCCGTGATCAGCCGCGTCGCGCCCTGCCACGTGCGCTTCGGACAATTCGAGTTCTTCTACTACCAAGGTCGCCACGAAGCACTGGCGCCGCTCGCCGATCAGGTGATCGAACAGCATTTTCCGGAACTCTTCGAACACCCGCAGCGCCACGCCGCCTGGCTGCGCATCGTTGTGGAACGCAGCGCGCGGCTGATGGCGCAATGGCAGACCGTGGGCTTCTGCCATGGCGTGATGAACACCGACAACTTCTCGGTGCTCGGCCTTACCCTGGACTACGGCCCATATGGTTTTCTGGACGCCTTCGACGCCCACCACATCTGCAATCACACGGACGAGGGCGGCCGCTACGCCTACGATCGCCAGCCGGAAGTCGGGCACTGGAACTGTTCACGCCTGCTGCAGGCCTGCCTGCCCTTGTTGCATGAGGTTCCCGAACAGGCCGTGGAGATCGCGCAGGCGATACTCGATGCTTTCCCGCCGACCTATACCGAGGCGGTGACACGGCGCTGGCGCGCCAAACTGGGCCTGGTCGCCGAAGAAAGCGACGATCCCGAGCTGATCAACCGCCTGCTGACGATCATGCACCGTTCGCGTGCCGACTTCACACGCAGTTTCCGCATGCTCTCGGAACTCGAAAGCGCCACCGATGCGGCGCCGCGGCTGCGCGACTACGTCGGCGATCTCGAAGCCTTCGACGCCTGGCTGGACGACTATCGCGCACGCTTGCGGCGCGAGCATTCGGACGATGCGCAGCGCCGGCAGAACATGAACGCCGTCAACCCGAAATACGTGTTGCGCAACTGGATGGCGCAAGGCGCGATCGAACAGGCACAGCAAGGCGACGCCACCGAAATCGATCGCCTGATGCGTCTGCTGGCGCGACCCTATGACGAACAGCCGGACATGGAACGCTACTTCGCCGAACCGCCGGCCTGGGCGCAGCACATCGAGGTGAGCTGCTCGTCCTGA
- the ilvB gene encoding biosynthetic-type acetolactate synthase large subunit → MTQAPLSPLRHRLAGQRLSGADIIVQVLEDEGVDAVFGYSGGAILPTYDAIFRYNQLHDERMPLIVPANEQGAGFMASGYARASGKVGVALVTSGPGATNCVTPVRDCMADSIPIVVICGQVPTSAIGTDAFQEAPVTNIMGACAKHVFLVTDPSQLEATVRTAFEIARSGRPGPVVVDVPKDVQNWMGPYSGEGVLPVPGFRARLRALEASPVPESKCTSFFDLLSRAERPLLYVGGGAINAGAAQALREFADGFGIPVTMTLMGLGAYDTTAERSMHMLGMHGRAYANYAVEDADCIIAVGSRFDDRVATKPDQFAHGAKFIAHLDIDAAEINKVKRVDWHHVGLLPAALRKLTEHGKDIGFARDWSAWHRHLAELKTRHAMNYDRESALIQPYAVIEEINRLTGGEAIIATGVGQHQMWAAQYFDFREPRLWLTSGSMGTMGFGLPAAIGAAFAGQNRVVIDIDGDASIRMNIGELETVTTYNLPVKVVVLNNFGDGMVRQWQKLFFKSRFSATDKSLHKKDFVKAAQADGYDYAVRLDRREDLPRVIREFIEFDGPAFLEVIIDPDALVYPMVGPGATYDQMITGEWIASREAPAVGEKVGASDQTEMF, encoded by the coding sequence ATGACCCAAGCTCCGCTTTCACCGCTACGCCATCGCCTCGCCGGCCAACGACTGTCCGGCGCGGACATCATCGTCCAGGTACTGGAAGACGAGGGCGTCGACGCGGTATTTGGCTATTCCGGCGGCGCGATTCTGCCCACCTACGACGCAATCTTTCGCTACAACCAGCTGCACGACGAGCGCATGCCGCTGATCGTGCCGGCCAACGAACAGGGCGCCGGCTTCATGGCATCCGGCTACGCACGCGCTTCCGGCAAGGTCGGCGTGGCACTGGTCACCTCCGGCCCCGGCGCCACCAACTGCGTGACCCCGGTGCGCGATTGCATGGCCGACTCGATCCCCATCGTGGTGATCTGCGGTCAGGTGCCGACGTCCGCGATCGGCACGGATGCGTTCCAGGAAGCACCGGTCACCAACATCATGGGTGCCTGCGCCAAGCATGTGTTTCTGGTCACGGACCCGAGCCAGCTCGAAGCGACGGTACGCACCGCGTTCGAGATCGCCCGTTCGGGCCGCCCGGGGCCGGTCGTGGTCGACGTGCCCAAGGATGTGCAGAACTGGATGGGGCCCTACTCCGGCGAAGGCGTGCTGCCGGTGCCGGGCTTTCGTGCCCGCCTGCGTGCGCTGGAGGCCTCGCCGGTTCCGGAATCCAAGTGCACGAGCTTCTTCGATTTGCTGTCGCGCGCCGAACGGCCCCTGCTCTACGTCGGCGGCGGCGCGATCAATGCCGGCGCGGCGCAGGCGCTGCGTGAGTTCGCGGACGGTTTCGGCATTCCGGTGACGATGACGCTGATGGGCCTGGGTGCCTACGACACCACCGCCGAACGCTCGATGCATATGCTCGGCATGCACGGCCGCGCCTACGCCAATTACGCTGTCGAGGACGCCGATTGCATCATCGCCGTCGGCAGCCGCTTCGACGACCGGGTGGCCACCAAGCCCGACCAGTTTGCGCACGGCGCCAAGTTCATCGCGCACCTGGACATCGACGCCGCCGAGATCAACAAGGTCAAGCGCGTCGACTGGCATCACGTCGGCCTGCTGCCGGCGGCGCTGCGCAAACTCACGGAACACGGCAAGGACATCGGCTTCGCGCGTGACTGGTCGGCCTGGCACCGGCACCTCGCCGAGCTCAAGACGCGCCACGCGATGAACTACGACCGCGAATCCGCCCTGATCCAGCCCTACGCCGTGATCGAGGAGATCAATCGCCTGACCGGCGGCGAGGCGATCATCGCCACCGGCGTGGGACAACACCAGATGTGGGCCGCCCAGTATTTCGATTTTCGCGAACCGCGTCTGTGGCTGACCTCGGGATCGATGGGTACCATGGGCTTCGGCCTGCCGGCCGCGATCGGCGCGGCCTTCGCCGGCCAGAATCGCGTGGTCATCGATATCGACGGCGACGCCAGCATTCGCATGAACATCGGCGAGCTCGAAACGGTGACCACCTACAACCTGCCGGTCAAGGTCGTGGTGCTCAACAATTTCGGCGACGGCATGGTGCGCCAGTGGCAGAAACTGTTCTTCAAGAGCCGTTTCTCGGCCACCGACAAGTCGCTGCACAAGAAGGACTTCGTCAAGGCGGCCCAGGCCGACGGTTATGACTACGCCGTGCGCCTCGACCGCAGAGAGGATCTGCCGCGCGTGATTCGCGAGTTCATCGAATTCGACGGTCCGGCGTTTCTCGAAGTCATCATCGATCCGGACGCCCTGGTCTATCCGATGGTCGGACCGGGTGCGACCTATGACCAGATGATCACCGGCGAGTGGATCGCGTCGCGTGAAGCGCCCGCGGTCGGCGAAAAAGTCGGCGCGAGCGATCAGACCGAGATGTTCTGA
- a CDS encoding DMT family transporter: MDFGIGESYALASALAWAVAVILFKRSGEQLPPFELNLVKNLLATVLLAVTVWLLAGAQLPRLGPADIGLTVASGVLGIAVGDTLYFRALKLLGASRMGVAQTLYSPCVILLSVMFLGERLYWWQVGGVALVFGGILLVGYVGKGISIARSTLVLGFTLAAASVFMMALGIVLAKPLLVQHDFLWIVFLRTAAGLLGMLLLVAWRRQWRSLWQTYRGVRRWPVIVAGAVCGTYLAMIFWLAGYKYTDMSVAAVLNELAAVFILVLAVIFLREKVGRRQILGTLLAMLGVALVVARPSA; this comes from the coding sequence ATGGATTTCGGAATTGGCGAGAGCTACGCGCTGGCCAGCGCCTTGGCCTGGGCGGTGGCAGTGATTCTGTTCAAGCGCTCCGGCGAGCAGTTGCCGCCGTTCGAACTGAACCTGGTCAAGAACCTGCTCGCGACCGTGCTACTGGCGGTGACCGTGTGGCTGCTCGCGGGTGCCCAGCTGCCGCGCCTCGGCCCGGCCGACATCGGCCTGACGGTGGCCTCGGGCGTGCTGGGTATCGCGGTGGGCGACACCCTGTATTTCCGCGCACTCAAGCTGCTGGGCGCGAGCCGCATGGGCGTGGCGCAGACGCTGTACTCGCCGTGCGTGATCCTGTTGTCGGTGATGTTTCTCGGCGAGCGCCTTTACTGGTGGCAGGTCGGCGGCGTGGCGCTGGTGTTCGGCGGTATCCTGCTGGTCGGCTATGTCGGCAAGGGCATCAGTATCGCGCGTTCGACCCTGGTGCTGGGCTTCACGCTGGCCGCAGCCTCGGTGTTCATGATGGCGCTGGGCATCGTTCTGGCGAAGCCCTTGCTGGTGCAGCATGACTTCCTGTGGATCGTGTTCCTGCGCACTGCGGCCGGCTTGCTGGGCATGCTGCTGCTGGTGGCCTGGCGTCGCCAATGGCGTTCACTGTGGCAGACCTATCGCGGCGTGCGGCGCTGGCCGGTGATCGTGGCCGGGGCCGTGTGTGGAACCTACCTGGCGATGATCTTCTGGCTGGCAGGCTACAAGTACACGGACATGTCGGTGGCCGCGGTGCTCAACGAGCTGGCGGCGGTCTTCATCCTGGTCCTGGCCGTGATCTTCCTGCGAGAGAAGGTCGGGCGTCGACAGATACTGGGTACTCTGCTGGCGATGCTCGGCGTGGCGCTGGTGGTCGCACGGCCCTCGGCGTGA